The following are from one region of the Stanieria sp. NIES-3757 genome:
- a CDS encoding short-chain dehydrogenase gives MSNWYQGIAIALASVIWVELVRDLYHTLAHIWQPLYRLHVWHHRVFRRDLSVVSEAIYRQAHWYNDVPEALVMLLFSLIPGAIVYTFELSPQWTAWIGSLYTLSFLAGAIARGCGIPYADEITDVTHRPGDFTSLPARWLVNRPYHWRHHFDNQNAYFCGTLTLVDKVLGTALSLKGKKIAVTGASGSLGKALLKQLHLKGAKVTALTSSDRAINLEINGEEIAIKTLTWQIGKESDLAAELAKIDILIINHGINVHGERNAAAITKSYEINALSAWRLMELFFTTVQTNEDIVRKEIWVNTSEAEVNPAFSPLYELSKRTLGDLITLRRLDAPCVVRKLILGPFKSNLNPIGVMSADWVAKKIVNLAQRDIRNIIVTINPFTYLAFPIKEFCVSTYFKWFSKPVK, from the coding sequence TTGAGTTAGTTAGAGATTTATATCACACTCTTGCCCATATTTGGCAACCACTTTATCGTCTTCACGTTTGGCATCATCGTGTGTTTCGTCGAGATTTATCGGTTGTCAGTGAAGCAATTTATCGTCAAGCACACTGGTACAATGATGTTCCTGAAGCTTTGGTTATGTTGTTATTTAGCCTAATTCCTGGGGCAATTGTTTATACTTTTGAGCTATCTCCTCAATGGACAGCATGGATTGGTTCTCTTTATACTCTATCTTTTTTAGCTGGTGCGATCGCTCGTGGCTGTGGAATTCCTTATGCTGATGAAATTACGGATGTGACCCATCGTCCTGGTGATTTTACTAGTTTACCAGCGCGTTGGTTAGTCAATCGTCCTTATCATTGGCGACACCACTTTGATAATCAAAATGCTTATTTCTGCGGAACTTTAACTTTAGTGGATAAAGTCTTGGGTACAGCGTTATCTTTAAAAGGAAAAAAAATTGCAGTTACAGGTGCATCAGGAAGTTTAGGCAAAGCTTTATTAAAACAACTACATCTTAAAGGTGCAAAGGTAACAGCTTTAACTTCTTCGGATCGAGCAATTAATTTAGAGATTAATGGAGAAGAAATTGCGATTAAAACTTTAACTTGGCAAATAGGCAAAGAGTCAGATTTGGCAGCAGAATTAGCTAAAATTGATATTTTAATTATCAATCACGGAATTAATGTTCATGGAGAAAGAAACGCAGCAGCAATTACCAAATCCTATGAAATTAATGCTCTTTCTGCTTGGCGATTAATGGAATTATTTTTTACCACAGTTCAAACCAATGAAGATATAGTTCGTAAAGAAATTTGGGTTAACACTTCCGAAGCAGAAGTTAATCCAGCTTTTAGTCCTCTTTATGAATTAAGTAAAAGAACCCTTGGAGATTTAATTACTTTGCGTCGTCTTGATGCGCCTTGTGTTGTCCGTAAATTGATTTTAGGGCCATTCAAAAGTAATCTGAATCCAATTGGTGTAATGTCTGCTGATTGGGTAGCCAAAAAAATTGTTAATCTAGCACAAAGAGATATTCGCAATATTATTGTGACAATTAATCCATTTACTTATTTAGCATTTCCGATTAAAGAATTTTGTGTTTCTACTTATTTCAAATGGTTTAGTAAGCCCGTTAAATAA